A genomic segment from Alphaproteobacteria bacterium encodes:
- a CDS encoding septum formation initiator family protein, whose product MFLAQELKRRSRHIVAPLFAFIVCAYFVYHFIQGDRGILAWHVLRQKLFESHQSLDETERKRKALDQKVSLLKRDQMSLDMLKERAYIMLNYGRPDEVVIHMGETKGNNGLKP is encoded by the coding sequence ATGTTTTTAGCCCAAGAACTTAAACGCAGATCCCGGCACATTGTTGCGCCGCTCTTTGCTTTTATTGTGTGTGCTTATTTTGTCTATCATTTTATCCAGGGTGATCGTGGTATTTTGGCCTGGCATGTTCTGAGGCAAAAGCTCTTTGAGTCTCATCAATCCCTAGACGAGACCGAACGTAAGAGAAAAGCCTTGGATCAGAAAGTATCGCTCTTAAAGCGGGACCAAATGTCCTTAGACATGCTGAAAGAGCGCGCTTACATCATGCTCAATTATGGCCGCCCAGATGAAGTCGTCATCCATATGGGTGAAACTAAGGGAAATAACGGCCTAAAACCATAG